A portion of the Magnolia sinica isolate HGM2019 chromosome 17, MsV1, whole genome shotgun sequence genome contains these proteins:
- the LOC131230795 gene encoding UDP-N-acetylmuramoyl-L-alanyl-D-glutamate--2,6-diaminopimelate ligase MurE homolog, chloroplastic-like isoform X3, producing MTFPSLSFPSFSPPFFPLSKIQSPFLSKPHLLSLSTLRFNLHRPIALPPSAIGPDGKFYPTPSDDDPPEAPEDSTHGVSKFQQIHRQAARARKLQESQFEKDKPTFLSALAAETDAPDNPNADPPSDGDDLFGDIDRAIALKRKEFVRQGLLPPNPKKSTGVPGAEPGLEGIEELLPEEVVDLDEIRDLQGLTVISDDTDEESSPKFADEVSVSDLNYRDSSFDLDFDSFGKTKARIVEPKFKMTLAELLDESRVVPVSVYGNLEVLITGIQHDSREVGPGDLFVCCVGMRTDGHLYLSEADKRGAVAVVASKEIDIDETLGCKALVIVEDTNAVLPALAASFYRYPSKSMSVIGITGTNGKTTTAFLIKAMYEAMALRTGMLSTVAYYIHGDNQLEAPHTTPDAVMVQKLMAMMVHNGTEAIVMEASSHALALGRCDEVDFDIAVFTNLTRDHLDFHKSEEEYRASKAKLFSRMVDPERHRKIVNIDDPNAPFFAAQGGPDVPVVTFAMENKSADVYPLKLELSLFETQVLVNTPKGILEISSGLLGRHNIYNILAAVAVGIAVGAPLEDIVRGIEEVDGVPGRCELIDEEQAFGVIVDYAHTPDALSRLLDTVRELGPRRIITVFGCAGESDRGKRPLMTKIATDKSDVTMLTSDNPKSEDPCCGW from the exons atgacaTTTCCTTCTCTCTCCTTCCCCTCCTTTTCTCCGCCATTCTTCCCACTCTCCAAAATCCAATCCCCCTTCCTCTCCAAACCCCACCTCCTCTCGCTCTCCACCCTCCGCTTCAATCTCCACCGTCCGATCGCGCTACCCCCATCCGCCATCGGTCCCGATGGCAAATTCTACCCCACCCCCTCTGATGATGACCCTCCCGAAGCTCCCGAAGACTCCACCCATGGCGTCTCCAAGTTCCAGCAGATTCACCGCCAAGCCGCCCGTGCCCGGAAGCTCCAAGAATCCCAGTTCGAGAAGGACAAGCCCACCTTCCTCTCCGCCCTCGCTGCCGAGACCGACGCCCCCGATAACCCCAATGCCGATCCCCCTTCCGACGGCGACGATCTCTTTGGTGACATCGACCGTGCCATTGCCCTCAAGCGCAAGGAATTCGTCCGGCAGGGCCTCCTCCCACCCAACCCAAAGAAATCGACGGGAGTCCCTGGTGCTGAACCCGGCCTTGAGGGGATTGAGGAGCTCTTACCCGAGGAGGTCGTTGACCTCGATGAGATCCGCGACCTGCAGGGCCTGACAGTGATCTCAGATGATACGGATGAGGAGAGCTCACCAAAGTTCGCTGACGAGGTGAGTGTCTCGGACTTGAATTACCGTGATTCTTCATTTGATCTTGATTTCGATAGTTTCGGTAAAACCAAGGCTAGGATTGTGGAACCCAAGTTCAAGATGACACTGGCAGAACTCTTGGATGAGAGCCGCGTCGTGCCGGTTTCAGTTTACGGGAATCTGGAGGTCCTGATCACAGGTATCCAGCATGATTCTAGGGAGGTGGGGCCTGGGGATCTGTTCGTGTGCTGTGTCGGGATGCGCACTGACGGGCACTTGTATTTGAGTGAGGCTGATAAGAGGGGGGCGGTTGCCGTTGTGGCCAGCAAGGAGATCGATATTGATGAGACATTGGGGTGTAAGGCTTTGGTCATTGTGGAGGACACGAATGCAGTGCTCCCCGCGTTGGCGGCGTCCTTTTACCGGTACCCATCAAAGAGCATGTCCGTGATTGGAATCACGGGCACAAATGGGAAGACAACCACTGCGTTCTTGATAAAAGCCATGTATGAGGCGATGGCATTGCGGACCGGGATGTTGAGCACCGTTGCTTACTACATCCACGGTGATAACCAGTTGGAGGCCCCGCACACAACCCCAGACGCTGTTATGGTCCAGAAACTGATGGCCATGATGGTCCACAACGGGACTGAGGCGATCGTCATGGAGGCGTCATCGCACGCTCTGGCGCTGGGAAGGTGCGACGAGGTTGATTTTGACATCGCAGTGTTCACAAACCTAACGCGGGACCACCTAGATTTCCACAAGTCTGAGGAGGAGTACCGAGCCTCCAAGGCGAAGCTATTTTCGAGGATGGTTGATCCGGAGCGGCATCGGAAGATCGTGAACATcgacgatccaaatgccccattcTTTGCCGCACAGGGTGGACCGGATGTGCCCGTTGTCACATTCGCTATGGAGAACAAGAGCGCGGACGTGTACCCGTTGAAGTTGGAACTGTCATTGTTTGAGACACAGGTTTTGGTCAATACACCGAAAGGGATTTTGGAGATATCATCGGGGTTGCTTGGGAGGCACAATATCTACAATATCCTTGCAGCTGTGGCTGTTGGGATTGCAGTAGGGGCACCGTTGGAGGACATTGTGAGGGGAATCGAAGAGGTTGATGGAGTTCCGGGTAGATGTGAGTTGATTGACGAGGAGCAAGCATTTGGTGTGATTGTAGACTACGCCCATACACCTGATGCATTATCTAGGCTCCTTGATACAGTGAGGGAATTGGGTCCACGGAGAATCATCACGG TATTTGGTTGCGCCGGTGAAAGCGACAGAGGAAAGAGACCATTGATGACGAAAATTGCAACCGACAAAAGTGACGTAACCATGTTGACATCAGACAATCCAAAGTCAGAAGATCCAT
- the LOC131230795 gene encoding UDP-N-acetylmuramoyl-L-alanyl-D-glutamate--2,6-diaminopimelate ligase MurE homolog, chloroplastic-like isoform X2, with the protein MTFPSLSFPSFSPPFFPLSKIQSPFLSKPHLLSLSTLRFNLHRPIALPPSAIGPDGKFYPTPSDDDPPEAPEDSTHGVSKFQQIHRQAARARKLQESQFEKDKPTFLSALAAETDAPDNPNADPPSDGDDLFGDIDRAIALKRKEFVRQGLLPPNPKKSTGVPGAEPGLEGIEELLPEEVVDLDEIRDLQGLTVISDDTDEESSPKFADEVSVSDLNYRDSSFDLDFDSFGKTKARIVEPKFKMTLAELLDESRVVPVSVYGNLEVLITGIQHDSREVGPGDLFVCCVGMRTDGHLYLSEADKRGAVAVVASKEIDIDETLGCKALVIVEDTNAVLPALAASFYRYPSKSMSVIGITGTNGKTTTAFLIKAMYEAMALRTGMLSTVAYYIHGDNQLEAPHTTPDAVMVQKLMAMMVHNGTEAIVMEASSHALALGRCDEVDFDIAVFTNLTRDHLDFHKSEEEYRASKAKLFSRMVDPERHRKIVNIDDPNAPFFAAQGGPDVPVVTFAMENKSADVYPLKLELSLFETQVLVNTPKGILEISSGLLGRHNIYNILAAVAVGIAVGAPLEDIVRGIEEVDGVPGRCELIDEEQAFGVIVDYAHTPDALSRLLDTVRELGPRRIITVFGCAGESDRGKRPLMTKIATDKSDVTMLTSDNPKSEDPLDILDDMLAGVGLTMQDYLRHGENDYYPPLPNGHRLFLHDIRRVAVRAAVAMGEEGCGW; encoded by the exons atgacaTTTCCTTCTCTCTCCTTCCCCTCCTTTTCTCCGCCATTCTTCCCACTCTCCAAAATCCAATCCCCCTTCCTCTCCAAACCCCACCTCCTCTCGCTCTCCACCCTCCGCTTCAATCTCCACCGTCCGATCGCGCTACCCCCATCCGCCATCGGTCCCGATGGCAAATTCTACCCCACCCCCTCTGATGATGACCCTCCCGAAGCTCCCGAAGACTCCACCCATGGCGTCTCCAAGTTCCAGCAGATTCACCGCCAAGCCGCCCGTGCCCGGAAGCTCCAAGAATCCCAGTTCGAGAAGGACAAGCCCACCTTCCTCTCCGCCCTCGCTGCCGAGACCGACGCCCCCGATAACCCCAATGCCGATCCCCCTTCCGACGGCGACGATCTCTTTGGTGACATCGACCGTGCCATTGCCCTCAAGCGCAAGGAATTCGTCCGGCAGGGCCTCCTCCCACCCAACCCAAAGAAATCGACGGGAGTCCCTGGTGCTGAACCCGGCCTTGAGGGGATTGAGGAGCTCTTACCCGAGGAGGTCGTTGACCTCGATGAGATCCGCGACCTGCAGGGCCTGACAGTGATCTCAGATGATACGGATGAGGAGAGCTCACCAAAGTTCGCTGACGAGGTGAGTGTCTCGGACTTGAATTACCGTGATTCTTCATTTGATCTTGATTTCGATAGTTTCGGTAAAACCAAGGCTAGGATTGTGGAACCCAAGTTCAAGATGACACTGGCAGAACTCTTGGATGAGAGCCGCGTCGTGCCGGTTTCAGTTTACGGGAATCTGGAGGTCCTGATCACAGGTATCCAGCATGATTCTAGGGAGGTGGGGCCTGGGGATCTGTTCGTGTGCTGTGTCGGGATGCGCACTGACGGGCACTTGTATTTGAGTGAGGCTGATAAGAGGGGGGCGGTTGCCGTTGTGGCCAGCAAGGAGATCGATATTGATGAGACATTGGGGTGTAAGGCTTTGGTCATTGTGGAGGACACGAATGCAGTGCTCCCCGCGTTGGCGGCGTCCTTTTACCGGTACCCATCAAAGAGCATGTCCGTGATTGGAATCACGGGCACAAATGGGAAGACAACCACTGCGTTCTTGATAAAAGCCATGTATGAGGCGATGGCATTGCGGACCGGGATGTTGAGCACCGTTGCTTACTACATCCACGGTGATAACCAGTTGGAGGCCCCGCACACAACCCCAGACGCTGTTATGGTCCAGAAACTGATGGCCATGATGGTCCACAACGGGACTGAGGCGATCGTCATGGAGGCGTCATCGCACGCTCTGGCGCTGGGAAGGTGCGACGAGGTTGATTTTGACATCGCAGTGTTCACAAACCTAACGCGGGACCACCTAGATTTCCACAAGTCTGAGGAGGAGTACCGAGCCTCCAAGGCGAAGCTATTTTCGAGGATGGTTGATCCGGAGCGGCATCGGAAGATCGTGAACATcgacgatccaaatgccccattcTTTGCCGCACAGGGTGGACCGGATGTGCCCGTTGTCACATTCGCTATGGAGAACAAGAGCGCGGACGTGTACCCGTTGAAGTTGGAACTGTCATTGTTTGAGACACAGGTTTTGGTCAATACACCGAAAGGGATTTTGGAGATATCATCGGGGTTGCTTGGGAGGCACAATATCTACAATATCCTTGCAGCTGTGGCTGTTGGGATTGCAGTAGGGGCACCGTTGGAGGACATTGTGAGGGGAATCGAAGAGGTTGATGGAGTTCCGGGTAGATGTGAGTTGATTGACGAGGAGCAAGCATTTGGTGTGATTGTAGACTACGCCCATACACCTGATGCATTATCTAGGCTCCTTGATACAGTGAGGGAATTGGGTCCACGGAGAATCATCACGG TATTTGGTTGCGCCGGTGAAAGCGACAGAGGAAAGAGACCATTGATGACGAAAATTGCAACCGACAAAAGTGACGTAACCATGTTGACATCAGACAATCCAAAGTCAGAAGATCCAT